In Halobacteriovorax marinus SJ, the following proteins share a genomic window:
- a CDS encoding FecR family protein gives MNFLRKLLLTTAIVISMSIPAHASDGVAKAIILKGSVTAVNPKTKEETKLKKGSWVQEGFVVKTEPKSFVKFLFIDKSQMNLGPKSEMAISKFPKKDAGIITLMKGSLRSKVTKNYLDNKNKDKSKLFIKTKTAAMGVRGTDFMVTFNPVNENTALVTFSGAVAMAQITENIRNIQVSQAALEKVVSSDKAVIVTKGQFSGVSPGKTSRATTPVKINPGQLESMKSNDGSKEAPDQAAATKAPKKKFRSVIPPGVDAKGFSNKAKVAEQVEKVLGKSATIAVVDKVEKEKAASAENAPPPEGSVNASTGEIAPPAGGYIDVATAQYIAPPAGSVFDAATETYIPPADFGGFNPDTGAYENTNYTLTDDGKFVPTESPDRAPASVDGSGPAPSEGGVDGGGNAPPELAPLDKPIEPEIADDIGGGDDFGGSDAPSDSPADFAGVDQSELDEIVEDAQDTIEETIEDAEDERNEVLNNSTRVRFNINNSN, from the coding sequence ATGAACTTTTTGAGAAAACTTCTACTAACAACAGCTATTGTAATCTCCATGAGCATTCCGGCACATGCAAGTGACGGTGTCGCTAAGGCAATCATTCTAAAAGGAAGTGTTACTGCCGTTAACCCAAAGACAAAAGAAGAAACAAAGCTAAAGAAAGGCTCTTGGGTACAAGAAGGTTTTGTAGTTAAGACTGAGCCAAAGTCTTTTGTAAAATTTCTCTTTATAGATAAATCACAAATGAACTTAGGTCCAAAATCAGAAATGGCCATTAGTAAATTCCCAAAGAAAGACGCAGGTATTATTACTCTTATGAAAGGTTCTCTTAGATCTAAGGTGACTAAGAACTACCTCGACAATAAAAATAAAGATAAATCAAAGCTATTCATTAAAACGAAAACAGCTGCCATGGGTGTTAGAGGGACAGACTTTATGGTTACCTTTAACCCGGTAAACGAAAATACTGCTCTTGTAACATTCTCTGGTGCAGTTGCTATGGCACAGATCACAGAGAATATTAGAAATATCCAAGTTTCACAGGCAGCTCTTGAAAAAGTTGTTTCAAGTGATAAAGCCGTTATTGTGACAAAGGGTCAATTCTCAGGTGTATCTCCAGGGAAAACATCAAGAGCAACGACTCCTGTAAAGATCAACCCTGGTCAATTAGAGTCAATGAAGTCAAACGATGGTTCTAAAGAAGCTCCAGACCAAGCTGCTGCAACGAAAGCACCGAAGAAGAAATTTAGAAGTGTTATCCCTCCAGGGGTAGATGCAAAAGGTTTCTCAAATAAAGCAAAAGTTGCAGAGCAAGTTGAAAAGGTACTAGGAAAAAGTGCAACAATTGCTGTTGTAGATAAAGTAGAAAAAGAAAAAGCTGCTAGTGCTGAGAATGCTCCTCCACCTGAAGGTTCGGTAAATGCTTCAACGGGTGAAATTGCTCCTCCAGCAGGTGGATATATTGACGTTGCAACAGCACAATATATTGCTCCTCCAGCAGGATCAGTATTTGATGCCGCAACAGAGACTTATATTCCACCAGCGGATTTTGGAGGATTCAATCCAGACACTGGTGCCTATGAAAATACAAATTACACTCTGACTGATGATGGGAAATTTGTTCCTACAGAAAGTCCAGACAGAGCACCTGCAAGTGTTGATGGATCAGGACCTGCACCATCTGAAGGTGGTGTAGATGGAGGAGGAAATGCTCCCCCAGAACTAGCGCCACTTGATAAGCCAATTGAACCAGAGATTGCTGATGATATTGGTGGAGGTGACGACTTTGGCGGTAGTGATGCACCTTCTGACTCCCCTGCAGACTTTGCAGGTGTAGATCAGTCAGAATTAGATGAGATCGTTGAAGATGCGCAAGATACAATTGAAGAGACAATTGAAGATGCAGAAGATGAAAGAAACGAAGTACTCAACAATAGTACTCGGGTAAGATTTAATATTAATAATTCTAATTAG
- the arsC gene encoding arsenate reductase (glutaredoxin) (This arsenate reductase requires both glutathione and glutaredoxin to convert arsenate to arsenite, after which the efflux transporter formed by ArsA and ArsB can extrude the arsenite from the cell, providing resistance.), with product MLYYHNPRCSKSRQGLQLLNEQGIEPTIKEYLKEGLTQKEILDLMEKLSVEPLQGLIRIKDSLFKELGLSKTDEKSKKDWAKIISENPALLERPILVNKKKAIIGRPPEDLNKII from the coding sequence ATGCTTTATTACCACAACCCAAGATGTAGTAAATCACGACAAGGGCTACAATTATTAAACGAACAAGGCATTGAACCAACTATTAAAGAATACTTAAAAGAAGGGCTTACTCAAAAAGAGATTCTAGATCTTATGGAAAAATTAAGTGTTGAGCCACTTCAAGGTCTAATCAGAATAAAAGATAGTCTTTTCAAAGAATTAGGTCTTTCTAAAACTGATGAAAAATCTAAAAAAGATTGGGCCAAAATTATTTCTGAAAATCCTGCTCTCTTAGAGAGACCGATTCTTGTAAATAAGAAGAAGGCCATCATCGGCAGACCACCAGAAGACCTCAATAAAATCATCTAA